A single window of Nocardioides kongjuensis DNA harbors:
- a CDS encoding ABC transporter ATP-binding protein, with protein MSESPKNGTMKQTERIVQQGGPGRGPMGGMVGQKADDFGTSARRLLSLLRPARGKAVAVLLLGIGSVASVVVGPYLLGKATDAVFNGFIGGQLEGHTQAEAVAQAEASGNSGLADFLRGLEGVVPGRGVDFDKVGHILLIALLVYVGGQVLGWLQGYLVNDVVQATVKQMRTDVEEKIHRLPLAYFDKQPRGELLSRVTNDIDNVAQNLQQTMSQLLTSLLMVVGVLGAMFWVSPLLAVIALVSVPIAMFVTGRIMKRSQSQFINQWRQTGRLNAQVEESISGHALVTVFGRRTAVEAEFDSANEELYQSSYRAQFISGLVMPLMMLVGNLNYVVIAVVGGLRVTSGALSLGDVQAFIQYSRMFTQPITQIASMANLLQSGVASAERVFELLDADEEVAPSSLSASPERGTATRGEVRFEHVSFSYDPEEPLIEDLSLVAHPGQMVAIVGPTGAGKTTLVNLIMRFYELDGGRILLDGEDIASMGRGELRGRIGMVLQDTWLFEGTIRDNIAYGRPDATEEEIREAARATYVDRFVHSLPEGYDTRVDDEGSNLSAGERQLITIARAFLAQPALLILDEATSSVDTRTELLLQQAMAALRTDRTSFVIAHRLSTIRDADLILVMEHGRIVEQGSHADLLEGDGAFARLHAAQFAAAAV; from the coding sequence ATGAGCGAGAGCCCCAAGAACGGCACCATGAAGCAGACCGAGCGGATCGTCCAGCAGGGCGGCCCGGGGCGTGGCCCGATGGGCGGCATGGTCGGCCAGAAGGCCGACGACTTCGGCACCTCCGCGCGCCGGCTGCTGTCCCTGCTGCGCCCCGCGCGCGGCAAGGCGGTCGCCGTGCTCCTACTCGGCATCGGCAGCGTCGCCTCCGTCGTGGTCGGCCCCTACCTGCTCGGCAAGGCGACCGACGCCGTCTTCAACGGCTTCATCGGCGGCCAGCTCGAGGGCCACACCCAGGCCGAGGCCGTCGCCCAGGCCGAGGCCAGCGGCAACAGCGGCCTCGCCGACTTCCTGCGCGGCCTCGAGGGCGTCGTCCCCGGCCGGGGCGTCGACTTCGACAAGGTCGGCCACATCCTGCTGATCGCGCTGCTGGTCTACGTCGGCGGCCAGGTCCTCGGCTGGCTGCAGGGCTACCTCGTCAACGACGTCGTCCAGGCCACGGTCAAGCAGATGCGCACCGACGTGGAGGAGAAGATCCACCGCCTCCCGCTGGCGTACTTCGACAAGCAGCCGCGCGGCGAGCTGCTCAGCCGGGTCACCAACGACATCGACAACGTCGCCCAGAACCTCCAGCAGACGATGAGCCAGCTGCTCACCTCGCTGCTGATGGTGGTGGGCGTGCTCGGCGCCATGTTCTGGGTCTCGCCGCTGCTCGCGGTGATCGCGCTGGTGTCGGTCCCGATCGCGATGTTCGTGACCGGGCGGATCATGAAGCGCTCGCAGAGCCAGTTCATCAACCAGTGGCGCCAGACCGGCCGGCTCAACGCCCAGGTCGAGGAGTCCATCTCCGGCCACGCGCTGGTCACCGTCTTCGGTCGCCGCACGGCGGTCGAGGCGGAGTTCGACTCGGCCAACGAGGAGCTCTACCAGTCGTCGTACCGCGCCCAGTTCATCAGCGGCCTCGTGATGCCGCTGATGATGCTGGTCGGCAACCTCAACTACGTCGTGATCGCCGTCGTCGGTGGCCTGCGGGTCACCTCGGGTGCGCTGTCGCTCGGCGACGTGCAGGCGTTCATCCAGTACTCCCGGATGTTCACGCAGCCCATCACCCAGATCGCGTCGATGGCCAACCTGCTCCAGTCCGGCGTGGCCTCGGCCGAGCGGGTCTTCGAGCTGCTCGACGCCGACGAGGAGGTCGCGCCGTCGTCGCTGTCCGCGTCGCCGGAGCGGGGCACCGCGACCCGTGGTGAGGTCCGCTTCGAGCACGTGTCGTTCTCCTACGACCCCGAGGAGCCCCTGATCGAGGACCTCTCCCTGGTCGCGCACCCCGGTCAGATGGTCGCGATCGTCGGTCCGACCGGCGCCGGCAAGACCACGCTGGTCAACCTGATCATGAGGTTCTACGAGCTCGACGGCGGCCGGATCCTGCTCGACGGCGAGGACATCGCGTCGATGGGGCGCGGCGAGCTGCGCGGCCGGATCGGCATGGTGCTCCAGGACACCTGGCTGTTCGAGGGCACGATCCGCGACAACATCGCCTACGGCCGCCCGGACGCGACAGAGGAGGAGATCCGCGAGGCCGCACGGGCGACGTACGTCGACCGGTTCGTGCACTCCCTGCCGGAGGGCTACGACACCCGCGTCGACGACGAGGGCTCGAACCTGTCGGCCGGCGAGCGGCAGCTGATCACCATCGCCCGGGCCTTCCTGGCCCAGCCGGCGCTGCTGATCCTCGACGAGGCGACCTCGTCGGTCGACACCCGCACGGAGCTGCTGCTGCAGCAGGCGATGGCGGCGCTGCGCACCGACCGGACGTCGTTCGTCATCGCGCACCGGCTCTCCACGATCCGCGACGCCGACCTGATCTTGGTGATGGAGCACGGCCGGATCGTCGAGCAGGGTTCGCACGCCGACCTGCTCGAGGGCGACGGGGCGTTCGCCCGGCTGCACGCGGCGCAGTTCGCCGCGGCGGCCGTGTGA